In one window of Zingiber officinale cultivar Zhangliang chromosome 11A, Zo_v1.1, whole genome shotgun sequence DNA:
- the LOC122031381 gene encoding 40S ribosomal protein S7-like translates to MFTTSKKILKDKGAEPTELEDTVAQAFFDLENANQELKSDLKDLYINSAVQIDMPGNRKAVVIHIPYRLRKAYKKIHVRLVRELEKKFSGKGEIAGFASWVCMVVVL, encoded by the exons ATGTTTACCACGAGCAAGAAGATCCTAAAGGATAAGGGTGCAGAACCGACTGAGTTGGAAGACACTGTGGCTCAG GCATTCTTTGATCTGGAGAATGCGAACCAGGAGTTGAAGAGTGACTTGAAGGATCTTTACATTAATTCAGCAGT GCAAATCGATATGCCTGGCAATAGGAAAGCTGTTGTTATTCACATTCCATACAGGCTGCGAAAAGCctacaaaaagattcatgttaGGCTGGTTAGAGAACTGGAAAAGAAGTTCAGTGGGAAG GGAGAAATTGCTGGGTTTGCAAGTTGGGTTTGCATGGTTGTGGtcttataa
- the LOC122032712 gene encoding protein argonaute 1D-like, with protein MPAYDGRKSLYMAGTFPFESKEFTVSLPENDGRKAKDFRVIIKLAGNTSIHNLKEFLAGRQIEAPQEVIQALDIVLRESPSTKYTSVARSFFSPSFGHRAPIGKA; from the exons ATGCCAGCTTATGATGGAAGGAAGAGCCTGTATATGGCTGGTACTTTTCCTTTTGAGTCAAAGGAGTTCACGGTTTCACTGCCTGAAAATGATGGAAG GAAGGCCAAGGATTTTAGAGTGATTATTAAGCTTGCTGGAAACACAAGCATACAcaacctgaaggagtttttagctgGTCGACAGATTGAGGCACCTCAAGAAGTCATTCAAGCCCTTGATATTGTTCTTAGGGAGTCTCCATCTACCAA GTATACTTCGGTAGCACGGTCCTTCTTTTCCCCGAGCTTTGGGCATCGGGCACCCATTGGAAAGGCTTAG